From Salarias fasciatus chromosome 5, fSalaFa1.1, whole genome shotgun sequence, a single genomic window includes:
- the agtrap gene encoding type-1 angiotensin II receptor-associated protein: MEIPAINLKAIVLVHWLLTVWGSMAWLPESFAWGNFGVLAVGVWAIAQRDSIDAVLMFLMGMVVTILTDIIHFGIYYPVNEFAERGRDAFRFSAGMAILNLLLKPASCFFVYQMYRERGGDYNFNFGFPSVSRNRDAYQSIDNQDESTSSANPFNQAQDSKPGVRTY, from the exons ATGGAAATCCCTGCCATCAATCTGAAG GCCATAGTGCTGGTGCACTGGCTGCTCACAGTGTG GGGAAGCATGGCGTGGCTGCCCGAGTCTTTTGCCTGGGGCAACTTTGGCGTCTTAGCCGTTGGGGTGTGGGCGATTGCGCAGAGGGACTCGATTGATGCGGTGCTCATG TTTCTGATGGGGATGGTCGTCACGATACTGACCGACATCATCCACTTCGGGATCTATTACCCCGTCAATGAGTTTGCGGAAAGGGGACGTGACGCGTTTCGTTTCAGCGCCGGAATGGCCATCCTCAACCTGCTCCTCAAACCCGCCTCCTGCTTTTTTGTTTACCAAATGTACCGCGAGCGAGGAGGCGACTACAATTTCAACTTTG GTTTCCCCTCCGTATCGCGAAATAGAGACGCCTATCAGTCCATCGACAACCAGGATGAGTCCACCTCCTCGGCAAATCCCTTCAACCAGGCCCAGGACAGCAAGCCGGGAGTCCGCACATACTGA
- the draxina gene encoding draxin — protein sequence MMALSWSVLLALLLASLSLSRSTEPGSPHGKRRQAQASAGGSNALQYPRHPLQGHGYGRDRGAHGGQGGRAAKGGAGLLSHRPLHPLARPEDDGTGLEGLSPVRLEMGPGRERDRGRGGVKGPSEPRENHLLGTRKGRGHGHGHHFEHRRQGSRRDKGRHRKGFPPELELSSALKDRDMLEDPPSSSATSPSLGLTPPGESPSPISGAFGSGSSMVTTVMNEHPPTLPPASTKPQRSGRERGQGEVMPTLDMALFDWTDYEDMKPVDAWPASRKKDKRRSKNLSNGNVTADVDVIEPCDHHLDCLPGSCCDLRQHECKPHNRGLNNKCYDDCMCEEGLRCYAKFHRKRRVTRRRGRCVVPDSVSSDQGGFITI from the exons ATGATGGCTCTGTCCTGGAGTGTCCTGCTGGCGCTCCTCCTTGCCAGCCTGTCCCTGTCGCGCAGCACTGAGCCCGGATCGCCGCACGGCAAGAGGCGGCAGGCGCAGGCCTCGGCGGGCGGCAGCAACGCCCTGCAGTACCCTCGACACCCTCTGCAGGGCCACGGATACGGCAGGGACCGCGGGGCGCACGGCGGCCAGGGGGGCCGCGCCGCCAAAGGCGGAGCCGGACTGCTGTCTCACCGGCCCCTGCACCCGCTGGCCCGGCCCGAGGACGACGGCACGGGCCTGGAAGGTCTGAGCCCGGTCAGGCTGGAGATGGGCCCGGGCAGGGAGAGGGACCGGGGCCGCGGGGGTGTGAAGGGTCCGTCCGAACCGCGGGAAAACCACCTTCTGGGGACACGCAAGGGCAGAGGTCACGGCCACGGGCACCACTTCGAGCACAGGAGACAGGGAAGCAGACGTGACAAAGGCCGACACAGGAAAG gtttcCCTCCTGAGCTGGAGCTCAGCTCTGCCCTGAAAGACAgagacatgttggaggaccctccctcctcctccgccacctccccctccctcgGTTTGACCCCACCCGGCGAATCCCCCTCCCCCATCTCTGGTGCGTTTGGCTCCGGCTCCTCCATGGTTACCACGGTGATGAACGAGCATCCCCCAACGCTGCCCCCGGCCTCCACCAAACCCCAG AGATCGGGACGAGAAAGAGGTCAAGGCGAGGTGATGCCGACGCTGGACATGGCCCTCTTCGACTGGACAGACTACGAGGACATGAAACCTGTGGACGCCTGGCCGGCTTCACGGAAGAAAG ATAAGAGGCGCAGTAAAAACCTCAGCAATGGAAACGTGACTGCAGACGTTGACGTGATTGAGCCCTGTGATCACCACCTCGACTGTCTCCCAG GTTCCTGCTGTGACCTGAGACAACACGAGTGTAAACCTCACAACAGAGGCCTGAACAACAAATGCTACGATGACTGCATGTGTGAGGAAG GGCTTCGCTGTTATGCTAAGTTCCACCGGAAACGACGCGTGACCAGAAGGAGGGGTCGCTGCGTGGTGCCGGACTCCGTGAGCAGCGACCAGGGCGGCTTCATCACTatatga